The following are encoded together in the Gordonia insulae genome:
- a CDS encoding DUF1707 SHOCT-like domain-containing protein, whose translation MAEDHSDDHLRVGNPERERAITLLNDALSGGYLEIAEFDDRSQLIYTAKTRADLRAVLEHLPVATHLFPDSQVGYGAEPASGVPSVAPVAEFTVDWETLRRKGIWQVPANILVTGSMGTVDLDFTNATLPGPVIDLALQVSTSTVKLRLGPDHEIRYAALTKTGWSSIKDKGGPPTRPGGAVINVTGSISAMSGVTIKRA comes from the coding sequence ATGGCCGAGGATCATTCCGACGACCACCTCAGGGTCGGCAACCCGGAACGCGAACGGGCGATCACCCTCCTCAACGACGCCCTGTCCGGTGGATACCTGGAGATCGCCGAGTTCGACGATCGTTCGCAGTTGATCTACACCGCCAAGACCCGGGCCGACCTGCGTGCGGTGCTCGAACATCTGCCGGTTGCCACCCACCTCTTCCCCGACAGCCAGGTGGGCTACGGAGCCGAGCCCGCCTCCGGCGTCCCATCGGTCGCACCGGTCGCGGAGTTCACAGTGGACTGGGAAACGTTGCGTCGGAAGGGGATCTGGCAGGTACCCGCGAACATCCTCGTCACGGGTTCGATGGGTACCGTCGATCTCGACTTCACGAATGCGACCCTGCCCGGCCCGGTGATCGATCTCGCGCTCCAGGTGTCGACGAGCACGGTCAAACTCCGGCTCGGTCCGGACCACGAGATCCGGTACGCCGCACTCACCAAGACCGGGTGGTCGAGCATCAAGGACAAGGGTGGTCCTCCCACCCGCCCAGGTGGGGCGGTGATCAACGTGACCGGTTCGATCTCGGCGATGTCCGGGGTGACGATCAAGCGCGCCTGA
- a CDS encoding VOC family protein, with amino-acid sequence MPIKLENVGIAVRDLEATIAFFTDLGLTVLGRDTVSGEWTDTAVGLDGNHAKIAMLQTPDGHGRLELFEYIHPEAIETEPTRPNEIGMHRVAFSVDDIDQALETAARHGCHPLRGVATYQDVYKLTYLRGPSGIIVMLAEELKKS; translated from the coding sequence ATGCCCATCAAACTCGAGAACGTCGGCATCGCCGTCCGAGACCTCGAAGCGACGATCGCCTTCTTCACCGACCTCGGACTCACCGTCCTCGGCCGCGACACGGTCAGTGGCGAGTGGACCGATACCGCCGTCGGTCTCGACGGCAACCATGCCAAGATCGCGATGCTCCAGACGCCGGACGGCCACGGCCGCCTCGAGCTCTTCGAGTACATCCATCCCGAGGCGATCGAGACCGAACCGACGCGTCCCAACGAGATCGGTATGCACCGGGTCGCCTTCTCCGTCGACGACATCGACCAAGCCCTCGAGACCGCCGCCAGGCACGGATGCCATCCGCTGCGCGGCGTGGCGACCTACCAGGACGTCTACAAGCTCACGTATCTGCGAGGTCCCAGCGGCATCATCGTGATGCTCGCCGAAGAGCTGAAGAAGAGCTGA